One stretch of Harpia harpyja isolate bHarHar1 chromosome 17, bHarHar1 primary haplotype, whole genome shotgun sequence DNA includes these proteins:
- the RRM1 gene encoding ribonucleoside-diphosphate reductase large subunit isoform X2 — translation MFDKITSRIQKLCYGLNADFVDPAQITMKVIQGLYSGVTTVELDTLAAETAATLTTKHPDYAILAARIAVSNLHKETKKVFSDVMDDLYNYINPHNGKHSPMISKETLDIVLANKDRLNSAIIYDRDFSYNYFGFKTLERSYLLKINSKVAERPQHMLMRVSVGIHKNDIDAAIETYNLLSERWFTHASPTLFNAGTNRPQLSSCFLLCMKDDSIEGIYDTLKQCALISKSAGGIGLAVSCIRATGSYIAGTNGNSNGLVPMLRVYNNTARYVDQGGNKRPGAFAIYLEPWHLDIFEFLDLKKNTGKEEQRARDLFFALWIPDLFMKRVETNQDWSLMCPNECPGLDEVWGEEFEKLYESYEKQGRVRRVVKAQQLWYAIIESQTETGTPYMLYKDSCNRKSNQQNLGTIKCSNLCTEIVEYTSKDEVAVCNLASIALNMYVTSEHAYDFKKLAEVTKVIVRNLNKIIDINYYPVPEAERSNRRHRPIGIGVQGLADAFILMRYPFESPEAQRLNQQIFETIYYGALEASCELAKEQGPYETYEGSPVSKGILQYDMWNVTPSDLWDWKALKEKVAKYGVRNSLLLSPMPTASTAQILGNNESIEPYTSNIYTRRVLSGEFQVVNPHLLKDLTERGLWNEEMKNQIIAHNGSIQNIPEIPDDLKQLYKTVWEISQKTVLKMAADRGAFIDQSQSLNIHIAEPNYGKLTSMHFYGWKQGLKTGMYYLRTKPAANPIQFTLNKEKLREREKASKEEEEKERNKAAMVCSLENRDECMMCGS, via the exons ATGTTTGACAAGATCACATCACGCATCCAGAAGCTCTGCTATGGGCTCAACGCTGACTTTGTCGATCCC gctCAGATCACCATGAAAGTGATTCAGGGACTGTACAGTGGTGTCACAACGGTGGAACTGGATACGTTGGCTGCTGAAACGGCCGCAACCCTGACCACCAAACACCCTGACTACGCTATCCTGGCAGCAAGGATTGCAGTGTCCAATTTGCACAAAGAAACTAAGAAAGTATTCAGTG ATGTGATGGATGATCTCTACAACTACATAAACCCTCACAACGGGAAGCACTCACCAATGATCTCCAAAGAAACCCTAGACATAGTTTTGGCCAACAAAGAt CGCCTGAATTCTGCCATTATCTATGACAGAGACTTCTCCTACAACTATTTTGGTTTTAAG acTCTTGAACGCTCCTACTTGCTGAAAATCAACTCAAAAG TTGCTGAGCGTCCTCAACATATGTTGATGAGGGTATCGGTGGGGATCCACAAGAATGACATTGATGCTGCAATTGAAACTTACAATCTTCTGTCTGAAAGGTGGTTTACCCATGCCTCCCCCACGTTATTCAATGCAGGCACCAACCGGCCTCAGCTTTCCAG ttgTTTCCTGCTGTGCATGAAGGATGACAGCATTGAGGGAATCTATGACACTCTGAAGCAGTGTGCACTGATCTCAAAGTCTGCTGGTGGGATTGGCCTTGCTGTGAGCTGTATCCGAGCCACGGGCAGCTATATTGCTGGG ACAAATGGAAATTCCAACGGGCTTGTTCCAATGCTGAGGGTCTACAACAACACTGCCCGTTATGTGGATCAAGGTGGAAATAAG AGACCCGGGGCTTTTGCCATCTACCTGGAGCCATGGCATTTGGACATCTTTGAGTTTCTTGACTTAAAGAAGAACACTGGGAAAGAAGAGCAGCGAGCCAGAGACCTTTTTTTTGCCCTCTGGATTCCTGATCTCTTCATGAAGCGAGTTGAAACCAACCAG GACTGGTCCTTAATGTGTCCAAATGAATGTCCTGGCCTAGATGAGGTTTGGGGAGAGGAATTTGAGAAACTATATGAGAG TTATGAGAAGCAAGGCCGTGTCCGCAGAGTGGTGAAGGCCCAGCAGCTCTGGTACGCTATCATTGAGTCTCAGACAGAGACTGGCACACCGTACATGCTGTACAAAGACTCTTGCAACCGGAAGAGCAATCAGCAGAACTTAGGGACCATCAAATGCAGCAATCTGTGTACAGAAATAGTGGAGTATACCAGCAAAGATGAG GTTGCAGTTTGTAATTTGGCCTCTATAGCCCTGAACATGTACGTCACTTCAGAGCATGCATACGATTTCAAGAAGCTAGCTGAAGTCACTAAAGTTATTGTCCGAAACCTGAACAAAATCATTGACATCAACTACTACCCTGTGCCAGAG GCTGAACGCTCCAACAGACGCCACCGTCCCATTGGCATTGGTGTGCAGGGCCTGGCAGATGCTTTCATCTTGATGAGGTACCCATTTGAAAGTCCCGAGGCCCAGCGCTTGAACCAGCAAATTTTTGAAACCATTTATTATGGTGCTTTGGAAGCCAGCTGTGAACTTGCCAAGGAGCAAGGACCATATGAAACATATGAGGGTTCTCCTGTCAGCAAAGGA ATTCTTCAGTATGACATGTGGAATGTCACCCCGTCTGATCTTTGGGACTGGAAGGCTTTAAAGGAGAAAGTTGCTAA ATACGGTGTCAGAAACAGCCTTCTCCTTTCTCCCATGCCAACTGCTTCTACTGCTCAGATCTTGGGCAATAATGAATCCATCGAGCCCTACACCAGTAACATCTACACACGCAGAGTCCTCTCAGGAGAGTTTCAG GTTGTGAATCCACACTTGCTGAAAGATCTCACAGAGAGGGGCCTGTGGAATGAGGAGATGAAAAACCAAATCATTGCCCACAACGGCTCTATCCAG AATATACCTGAGATTCCTGATGACTTGAAGCAACTCTATAAGACAGTGTGGGAGATCTCCCAGAAGACTGTCCTCAAGATGGCAGCAGACAGAGGAGCTTTCATTGATCAGAGCCAGTCTCTCAACATCCACATTGCAGAACCCAACTATGGCAAACTCACCAGCATGCACTTCTATGGGTGGAAGCAG GGTCTGAAGACTGGCATGTACTACCTAAGGACAAAACCAGCTGCTAACCCCATCCAGTTCACCCTGAACAAAGAGAAACTCAGAGAGCGGGAGAAGGCCtccaaggaagaggaagagaaggagaggaaTAAAGCAGCCATGGTGTGCTCCCTGGAGAACCGGGATGAGTGTATGATGTGTGGCTCCTAA
- the RRM1 gene encoding ribonucleoside-diphosphate reductase large subunit isoform X1 produces MHVVKRDGRQERVMFDKITSRIQKLCYGLNADFVDPAQITMKVIQGLYSGVTTVELDTLAAETAATLTTKHPDYAILAARIAVSNLHKETKKVFSDVMDDLYNYINPHNGKHSPMISKETLDIVLANKDRLNSAIIYDRDFSYNYFGFKTLERSYLLKINSKVAERPQHMLMRVSVGIHKNDIDAAIETYNLLSERWFTHASPTLFNAGTNRPQLSSCFLLCMKDDSIEGIYDTLKQCALISKSAGGIGLAVSCIRATGSYIAGTNGNSNGLVPMLRVYNNTARYVDQGGNKRPGAFAIYLEPWHLDIFEFLDLKKNTGKEEQRARDLFFALWIPDLFMKRVETNQDWSLMCPNECPGLDEVWGEEFEKLYESYEKQGRVRRVVKAQQLWYAIIESQTETGTPYMLYKDSCNRKSNQQNLGTIKCSNLCTEIVEYTSKDEVAVCNLASIALNMYVTSEHAYDFKKLAEVTKVIVRNLNKIIDINYYPVPEAERSNRRHRPIGIGVQGLADAFILMRYPFESPEAQRLNQQIFETIYYGALEASCELAKEQGPYETYEGSPVSKGILQYDMWNVTPSDLWDWKALKEKVAKYGVRNSLLLSPMPTASTAQILGNNESIEPYTSNIYTRRVLSGEFQVVNPHLLKDLTERGLWNEEMKNQIIAHNGSIQNIPEIPDDLKQLYKTVWEISQKTVLKMAADRGAFIDQSQSLNIHIAEPNYGKLTSMHFYGWKQGLKTGMYYLRTKPAANPIQFTLNKEKLREREKASKEEEEKERNKAAMVCSLENRDECMMCGS; encoded by the exons ATGCATGTCGTCAAGCGGG ATGGACGCCAAGAGCGTGTCATGTTTGACAAGATCACATCACGCATCCAGAAGCTCTGCTATGGGCTCAACGCTGACTTTGTCGATCCC gctCAGATCACCATGAAAGTGATTCAGGGACTGTACAGTGGTGTCACAACGGTGGAACTGGATACGTTGGCTGCTGAAACGGCCGCAACCCTGACCACCAAACACCCTGACTACGCTATCCTGGCAGCAAGGATTGCAGTGTCCAATTTGCACAAAGAAACTAAGAAAGTATTCAGTG ATGTGATGGATGATCTCTACAACTACATAAACCCTCACAACGGGAAGCACTCACCAATGATCTCCAAAGAAACCCTAGACATAGTTTTGGCCAACAAAGAt CGCCTGAATTCTGCCATTATCTATGACAGAGACTTCTCCTACAACTATTTTGGTTTTAAG acTCTTGAACGCTCCTACTTGCTGAAAATCAACTCAAAAG TTGCTGAGCGTCCTCAACATATGTTGATGAGGGTATCGGTGGGGATCCACAAGAATGACATTGATGCTGCAATTGAAACTTACAATCTTCTGTCTGAAAGGTGGTTTACCCATGCCTCCCCCACGTTATTCAATGCAGGCACCAACCGGCCTCAGCTTTCCAG ttgTTTCCTGCTGTGCATGAAGGATGACAGCATTGAGGGAATCTATGACACTCTGAAGCAGTGTGCACTGATCTCAAAGTCTGCTGGTGGGATTGGCCTTGCTGTGAGCTGTATCCGAGCCACGGGCAGCTATATTGCTGGG ACAAATGGAAATTCCAACGGGCTTGTTCCAATGCTGAGGGTCTACAACAACACTGCCCGTTATGTGGATCAAGGTGGAAATAAG AGACCCGGGGCTTTTGCCATCTACCTGGAGCCATGGCATTTGGACATCTTTGAGTTTCTTGACTTAAAGAAGAACACTGGGAAAGAAGAGCAGCGAGCCAGAGACCTTTTTTTTGCCCTCTGGATTCCTGATCTCTTCATGAAGCGAGTTGAAACCAACCAG GACTGGTCCTTAATGTGTCCAAATGAATGTCCTGGCCTAGATGAGGTTTGGGGAGAGGAATTTGAGAAACTATATGAGAG TTATGAGAAGCAAGGCCGTGTCCGCAGAGTGGTGAAGGCCCAGCAGCTCTGGTACGCTATCATTGAGTCTCAGACAGAGACTGGCACACCGTACATGCTGTACAAAGACTCTTGCAACCGGAAGAGCAATCAGCAGAACTTAGGGACCATCAAATGCAGCAATCTGTGTACAGAAATAGTGGAGTATACCAGCAAAGATGAG GTTGCAGTTTGTAATTTGGCCTCTATAGCCCTGAACATGTACGTCACTTCAGAGCATGCATACGATTTCAAGAAGCTAGCTGAAGTCACTAAAGTTATTGTCCGAAACCTGAACAAAATCATTGACATCAACTACTACCCTGTGCCAGAG GCTGAACGCTCCAACAGACGCCACCGTCCCATTGGCATTGGTGTGCAGGGCCTGGCAGATGCTTTCATCTTGATGAGGTACCCATTTGAAAGTCCCGAGGCCCAGCGCTTGAACCAGCAAATTTTTGAAACCATTTATTATGGTGCTTTGGAAGCCAGCTGTGAACTTGCCAAGGAGCAAGGACCATATGAAACATATGAGGGTTCTCCTGTCAGCAAAGGA ATTCTTCAGTATGACATGTGGAATGTCACCCCGTCTGATCTTTGGGACTGGAAGGCTTTAAAGGAGAAAGTTGCTAA ATACGGTGTCAGAAACAGCCTTCTCCTTTCTCCCATGCCAACTGCTTCTACTGCTCAGATCTTGGGCAATAATGAATCCATCGAGCCCTACACCAGTAACATCTACACACGCAGAGTCCTCTCAGGAGAGTTTCAG GTTGTGAATCCACACTTGCTGAAAGATCTCACAGAGAGGGGCCTGTGGAATGAGGAGATGAAAAACCAAATCATTGCCCACAACGGCTCTATCCAG AATATACCTGAGATTCCTGATGACTTGAAGCAACTCTATAAGACAGTGTGGGAGATCTCCCAGAAGACTGTCCTCAAGATGGCAGCAGACAGAGGAGCTTTCATTGATCAGAGCCAGTCTCTCAACATCCACATTGCAGAACCCAACTATGGCAAACTCACCAGCATGCACTTCTATGGGTGGAAGCAG GGTCTGAAGACTGGCATGTACTACCTAAGGACAAAACCAGCTGCTAACCCCATCCAGTTCACCCTGAACAAAGAGAAACTCAGAGAGCGGGAGAAGGCCtccaaggaagaggaagagaaggagaggaaTAAAGCAGCCATGGTGTGCTCCCTGGAGAACCGGGATGAGTGTATGATGTGTGGCTCCTAA
- the RRM1 gene encoding ribonucleoside-diphosphate reductase large subunit isoform X3, with amino-acid sequence MKVIQGLYSGVTTVELDTLAAETAATLTTKHPDYAILAARIAVSNLHKETKKVFSDVMDDLYNYINPHNGKHSPMISKETLDIVLANKDRLNSAIIYDRDFSYNYFGFKTLERSYLLKINSKVAERPQHMLMRVSVGIHKNDIDAAIETYNLLSERWFTHASPTLFNAGTNRPQLSSCFLLCMKDDSIEGIYDTLKQCALISKSAGGIGLAVSCIRATGSYIAGTNGNSNGLVPMLRVYNNTARYVDQGGNKRPGAFAIYLEPWHLDIFEFLDLKKNTGKEEQRARDLFFALWIPDLFMKRVETNQDWSLMCPNECPGLDEVWGEEFEKLYESYEKQGRVRRVVKAQQLWYAIIESQTETGTPYMLYKDSCNRKSNQQNLGTIKCSNLCTEIVEYTSKDEVAVCNLASIALNMYVTSEHAYDFKKLAEVTKVIVRNLNKIIDINYYPVPEAERSNRRHRPIGIGVQGLADAFILMRYPFESPEAQRLNQQIFETIYYGALEASCELAKEQGPYETYEGSPVSKGILQYDMWNVTPSDLWDWKALKEKVAKYGVRNSLLLSPMPTASTAQILGNNESIEPYTSNIYTRRVLSGEFQVVNPHLLKDLTERGLWNEEMKNQIIAHNGSIQNIPEIPDDLKQLYKTVWEISQKTVLKMAADRGAFIDQSQSLNIHIAEPNYGKLTSMHFYGWKQGLKTGMYYLRTKPAANPIQFTLNKEKLREREKASKEEEEKERNKAAMVCSLENRDECMMCGS; translated from the exons ATGAAAGTGATTCAGGGACTGTACAGTGGTGTCACAACGGTGGAACTGGATACGTTGGCTGCTGAAACGGCCGCAACCCTGACCACCAAACACCCTGACTACGCTATCCTGGCAGCAAGGATTGCAGTGTCCAATTTGCACAAAGAAACTAAGAAAGTATTCAGTG ATGTGATGGATGATCTCTACAACTACATAAACCCTCACAACGGGAAGCACTCACCAATGATCTCCAAAGAAACCCTAGACATAGTTTTGGCCAACAAAGAt CGCCTGAATTCTGCCATTATCTATGACAGAGACTTCTCCTACAACTATTTTGGTTTTAAG acTCTTGAACGCTCCTACTTGCTGAAAATCAACTCAAAAG TTGCTGAGCGTCCTCAACATATGTTGATGAGGGTATCGGTGGGGATCCACAAGAATGACATTGATGCTGCAATTGAAACTTACAATCTTCTGTCTGAAAGGTGGTTTACCCATGCCTCCCCCACGTTATTCAATGCAGGCACCAACCGGCCTCAGCTTTCCAG ttgTTTCCTGCTGTGCATGAAGGATGACAGCATTGAGGGAATCTATGACACTCTGAAGCAGTGTGCACTGATCTCAAAGTCTGCTGGTGGGATTGGCCTTGCTGTGAGCTGTATCCGAGCCACGGGCAGCTATATTGCTGGG ACAAATGGAAATTCCAACGGGCTTGTTCCAATGCTGAGGGTCTACAACAACACTGCCCGTTATGTGGATCAAGGTGGAAATAAG AGACCCGGGGCTTTTGCCATCTACCTGGAGCCATGGCATTTGGACATCTTTGAGTTTCTTGACTTAAAGAAGAACACTGGGAAAGAAGAGCAGCGAGCCAGAGACCTTTTTTTTGCCCTCTGGATTCCTGATCTCTTCATGAAGCGAGTTGAAACCAACCAG GACTGGTCCTTAATGTGTCCAAATGAATGTCCTGGCCTAGATGAGGTTTGGGGAGAGGAATTTGAGAAACTATATGAGAG TTATGAGAAGCAAGGCCGTGTCCGCAGAGTGGTGAAGGCCCAGCAGCTCTGGTACGCTATCATTGAGTCTCAGACAGAGACTGGCACACCGTACATGCTGTACAAAGACTCTTGCAACCGGAAGAGCAATCAGCAGAACTTAGGGACCATCAAATGCAGCAATCTGTGTACAGAAATAGTGGAGTATACCAGCAAAGATGAG GTTGCAGTTTGTAATTTGGCCTCTATAGCCCTGAACATGTACGTCACTTCAGAGCATGCATACGATTTCAAGAAGCTAGCTGAAGTCACTAAAGTTATTGTCCGAAACCTGAACAAAATCATTGACATCAACTACTACCCTGTGCCAGAG GCTGAACGCTCCAACAGACGCCACCGTCCCATTGGCATTGGTGTGCAGGGCCTGGCAGATGCTTTCATCTTGATGAGGTACCCATTTGAAAGTCCCGAGGCCCAGCGCTTGAACCAGCAAATTTTTGAAACCATTTATTATGGTGCTTTGGAAGCCAGCTGTGAACTTGCCAAGGAGCAAGGACCATATGAAACATATGAGGGTTCTCCTGTCAGCAAAGGA ATTCTTCAGTATGACATGTGGAATGTCACCCCGTCTGATCTTTGGGACTGGAAGGCTTTAAAGGAGAAAGTTGCTAA ATACGGTGTCAGAAACAGCCTTCTCCTTTCTCCCATGCCAACTGCTTCTACTGCTCAGATCTTGGGCAATAATGAATCCATCGAGCCCTACACCAGTAACATCTACACACGCAGAGTCCTCTCAGGAGAGTTTCAG GTTGTGAATCCACACTTGCTGAAAGATCTCACAGAGAGGGGCCTGTGGAATGAGGAGATGAAAAACCAAATCATTGCCCACAACGGCTCTATCCAG AATATACCTGAGATTCCTGATGACTTGAAGCAACTCTATAAGACAGTGTGGGAGATCTCCCAGAAGACTGTCCTCAAGATGGCAGCAGACAGAGGAGCTTTCATTGATCAGAGCCAGTCTCTCAACATCCACATTGCAGAACCCAACTATGGCAAACTCACCAGCATGCACTTCTATGGGTGGAAGCAG GGTCTGAAGACTGGCATGTACTACCTAAGGACAAAACCAGCTGCTAACCCCATCCAGTTCACCCTGAACAAAGAGAAACTCAGAGAGCGGGAGAAGGCCtccaaggaagaggaagagaaggagaggaaTAAAGCAGCCATGGTGTGCTCCCTGGAGAACCGGGATGAGTGTATGATGTGTGGCTCCTAA